One genomic segment of Nonomuraea coxensis DSM 45129 includes these proteins:
- a CDS encoding sensor histidine kinase, with translation MFRYHAGGRDAARTAASAVAVLAVVSTLTAIGLDMSSGPAPRPQPLDWEPWSSCVPGIALAVAGFVLAARLPGHLMTWLLIGGGASAGVNALGATYAVLSLNEHGGRLPLTAAALFVGARMGPLLNLVTPLVLLFFPDGRLPSPRWRFAAWVAVGAAGLSSAVFMVVPWRLLSEDGRSWPGIDLPLPAVPDEVWTVLMAAAPALLAASTAVPVVVFVRRFRGSHGVLRAQLRWMALAAVLNGVLILLPLVVDGLPQDLTFVVSLLAIAGAVLIAVGRYRLYDIDPLLNWTLLYGGLAMVVVIVDVPIFVGLGALINEPVAAVLAATAVAVVYAPLRDRARRWVNRVLTGRAEPYEVVSALARRLEEATNPEGQLLETVRAICLAYGSPYARVELDKADGGMLAAEHGTAQRDVVVLPIAYRGDPIGRLSLVPRGWLAESDQRLLADVVRQTAAAVRAIELTEELQQSRTRLVSGVAEERRRLRRDLHDGLGPTLAAAALKVEAAGNLMPRDPGTAREVLGQVRADLATVIEDVRRLVHDLRPPALDQWGLAEALRKEAARFADGGLDVRVDVRGELDGLPAATEVAAYRIVCEALVNVSRHAAAESCEIRLTTTSGELEVEVVDDGRGVEPGAAPGVGLIAMRERARELGGRCAVTLRAGGGTRVHAVLPSGGVA, from the coding sequence GTGTTCAGGTACCACGCGGGTGGCCGCGACGCGGCCAGGACGGCCGCGTCCGCCGTCGCCGTCCTGGCGGTCGTCTCCACGCTCACCGCCATCGGGCTGGACATGTCGTCCGGTCCCGCCCCCCGGCCGCAACCCCTCGACTGGGAGCCGTGGTCCTCGTGCGTGCCCGGCATCGCGCTGGCAGTGGCGGGCTTCGTGCTCGCCGCCCGGCTGCCCGGCCACCTGATGACCTGGCTGCTGATCGGCGGCGGCGCCTCCGCCGGGGTGAACGCCCTGGGCGCCACCTACGCCGTCCTGTCGCTGAACGAGCACGGCGGCCGGCTCCCGCTGACCGCCGCCGCCCTGTTCGTCGGCGCCCGCATGGGCCCGCTGCTCAACCTGGTGACCCCACTGGTGCTGCTGTTCTTCCCCGACGGACGCCTGCCGTCGCCGCGCTGGCGGTTCGCGGCGTGGGTGGCCGTCGGGGCGGCCGGGCTGTCCTCCGCCGTCTTCATGGTGGTGCCCTGGCGGCTGCTGTCCGAGGACGGCCGCTCCTGGCCCGGCATCGACCTGCCGCTTCCCGCGGTGCCCGACGAGGTCTGGACGGTACTGATGGCGGCCGCGCCGGCCCTGCTCGCAGCGAGCACCGCGGTGCCCGTCGTCGTCTTCGTCCGCCGCTTCCGCGGCTCGCACGGGGTGCTCAGGGCGCAGTTGCGGTGGATGGCGCTGGCCGCGGTGCTCAACGGCGTGCTGATCCTGCTTCCGCTCGTGGTGGACGGGCTGCCGCAGGACCTCACCTTCGTGGTGTCGCTGCTGGCGATCGCGGGGGCCGTGCTGATCGCCGTGGGCCGCTACCGGCTCTACGACATCGACCCGCTGCTCAACTGGACCCTGCTGTACGGCGGACTGGCCATGGTCGTCGTGATCGTCGACGTGCCGATCTTCGTCGGCCTGGGCGCGCTGATCAACGAGCCGGTGGCCGCCGTCCTGGCCGCCACCGCGGTCGCCGTGGTGTACGCGCCGCTCCGCGACCGGGCGCGGCGCTGGGTCAACCGCGTGCTGACAGGGCGGGCGGAGCCGTACGAGGTGGTCTCGGCCCTGGCCAGGCGGCTGGAGGAGGCGACGAACCCCGAAGGGCAACTGCTGGAGACGGTACGCGCGATCTGCCTGGCGTACGGGTCGCCGTACGCGCGGGTGGAGCTGGACAAGGCGGACGGCGGCATGCTCGCCGCCGAGCACGGCACCGCGCAGCGGGACGTGGTCGTGCTGCCCATCGCCTACCGCGGCGATCCGATCGGGCGGCTGTCGCTGGTGCCGCGCGGCTGGCTGGCCGAGTCCGACCAGCGCCTGCTGGCCGACGTCGTCCGGCAGACGGCCGCCGCGGTCAGGGCGATCGAGCTCACCGAGGAACTGCAGCAGAGCCGTACCCGGCTGGTCTCCGGGGTGGCCGAGGAGCGCCGCCGGCTGCGCCGCGACCTGCACGACGGCCTGGGGCCCACCCTCGCCGCGGCGGCGCTGAAGGTGGAGGCCGCGGGCAACCTGATGCCCCGTGACCCCGGCACCGCCAGGGAGGTTCTCGGCCAGGTTCGGGCCGACCTGGCCACGGTCATCGAGGACGTCAGGCGGCTGGTGCACGACCTGCGGCCGCCCGCGCTGGACCAGTGGGGCCTGGCGGAGGCGCTGCGCAAGGAGGCCGCCAGGTTCGCCGACGGCGGGCTGGACGTGCGCGTGGATGTCCGCGGCGAGCTGGACGGGCTGCCGGCCGCGACCGAGGTCGCCGCGTACCGGATCGTGTGCGAGGCTCTGGTGAACGTTTCCAGGCACGCGGCGGCGGAGAGCTGCGAGATCCGCCTGACCACGACGAGCGGCGAACTGGAGGTCGAAGTGGTGGACGACGGTCGCGGCGTGGAGCCGGGGGCCGCGCCCGGCGTGGGCCTGATCGCCATGCGGGAACGGGCCCGGGAGCTGGGCGGCCGGTGCGCGGTCACGCTCCGCGCGGGCGGCGGCACCCGGGTGCACGCGGTGCTGCCGTCGGGAGGGGTGGCGTGA
- a CDS encoding Imm8 family immunity protein, with protein sequence MRAQVTAFRWPDLELGRSIGDPAHACELLEMYVGPQGEPGEERFQLTVCTPSALADQLVQHPFLVGRHWLFVPELHPAEVAKWLSERIAVLEAPTWGEVAEKIGRIGEWEFEDYDS encoded by the coding sequence ATGAGAGCACAAGTGACTGCCTTCCGATGGCCGGATCTCGAACTCGGGCGAAGCATCGGCGACCCTGCCCATGCCTGCGAGCTACTGGAGATGTACGTCGGCCCGCAGGGAGAGCCGGGCGAGGAACGGTTCCAGCTCACCGTCTGCACCCCGTCGGCCCTCGCTGATCAGCTCGTACAGCATCCCTTTCTCGTCGGCCGCCATTGGCTCTTCGTGCCCGAGTTGCATCCCGCCGAGGTGGCCAAGTGGCTGAGCGAGCGGATAGCAGTGCTGGAGGCTCCGACATGGGGCGAAGTCGCCGAGAAGATCGGCCGGATCGGAGAGTGGGAGTTCGAAGACTACGACAGTTGA
- a CDS encoding antibiotic biosynthesis monooxygenase family protein, which translates to MYVVHNRIEVTPEQAASFEETFSASMRATLAGVPGLRRSLLMRPTQPGHPYVSTMEFDSADDFRAWMKSDSFKAAHANADAPGMQAPSAIEIFDVLEDFSA; encoded by the coding sequence ATGTACGTCGTCCACAACCGCATCGAAGTCACTCCCGAACAGGCCGCCTCCTTCGAGGAGACCTTCAGCGCCAGCATGCGCGCGACCCTCGCCGGGGTGCCCGGCCTGCGGCGCAGCCTGCTCATGCGCCCGACCCAGCCCGGCCACCCGTACGTGTCGACCATGGAGTTCGACTCGGCCGACGACTTCCGCGCCTGGATGAAGTCCGACTCCTTCAAGGCCGCTCACGCCAACGCCGACGCGCCCGGCATGCAGGCCCCCTCGGCGATCGAGATCTTCGACGTCCTGGAGGACTTCTCAGCCTGA
- a CDS encoding substrate-binding domain-containing protein has translation MTVSYTYAQPDRVSERTRARVREAAARLGYPGPHPGARSLRRGRAGSLGVVLGEHLTYAFEDPQAARFLAGVAEVCAGHGLGLTILPITGAPSDADRVAEAAVDGFVVWTTSDDDPVLPAVAATGLPAVVHGGPHHLDLPIVAIDDRAAARAVAAEALAGARRPMVLSFPLDRARTPGVRNGLDPAEATFPVTRERLRGVRDAWEAAGGRWPQVRIAVCARNSAREADSLATAFLKGPDAPDAVMAMSDELALGLMRAAARAGLAVPDDLAVTGWDDTDAAAAAGLTTVAQNLRAQGARCARLVLGEEAAAETGPVEWRLVPRDSTRR, from the coding sequence ATGACCGTTTCCTACACCTACGCCCAGCCTGATCGCGTCTCCGAACGTACCCGGGCCAGGGTCCGCGAGGCCGCCGCCCGCTTGGGATATCCCGGCCCTCATCCGGGGGCCCGCTCACTGCGCCGGGGACGGGCCGGCAGCCTCGGGGTGGTGCTCGGCGAGCACCTCACCTACGCCTTCGAGGACCCGCAGGCCGCCCGGTTCCTGGCCGGCGTCGCCGAGGTCTGCGCCGGTCACGGTCTGGGGCTCACGATCCTGCCCATCACCGGGGCGCCCTCCGACGCCGACCGGGTCGCCGAGGCCGCGGTGGACGGTTTCGTCGTCTGGACGACCAGCGACGACGACCCCGTACTGCCGGCGGTGGCCGCCACCGGTCTCCCCGCCGTCGTGCACGGCGGACCACACCACCTGGACCTGCCGATCGTGGCCATCGACGACCGTGCCGCGGCCCGCGCCGTCGCCGCCGAGGCCCTCGCCGGCGCCCGGCGGCCGATGGTGCTCAGTTTCCCGCTCGATCGCGCCAGGACGCCGGGGGTCCGCAACGGGCTCGATCCGGCCGAGGCGACTTTCCCTGTGACCCGTGAGCGCCTGCGCGGAGTCCGTGACGCCTGGGAGGCGGCCGGCGGCCGATGGCCGCAGGTGCGGATCGCGGTGTGCGCGCGCAACAGCGCGCGCGAGGCCGACTCCCTGGCCACGGCGTTCCTGAAAGGGCCGGACGCGCCGGACGCGGTCATGGCCATGAGCGACGAGCTCGCCCTGGGCCTGATGCGAGCGGCCGCCCGTGCCGGTCTCGCCGTCCCCGACGACCTCGCCGTCACCGGCTGGGACGACACCGACGCGGCCGCCGCCGCCGGGCTGACGACCGTCGCGCAGAACCTGCGCGCCCAGGGAGCCCGCTGCGCGCGGCTGGTCCTGGGCGAGGAAGCGGCGGCCGAGACCGGTCCGGTCGAATGGCGCCTGGTCCCGCGCGACTCCACCCGGCGATGA
- a CDS encoding MFS transporter has translation MPYAGFAVFGAFWGVWGASVPVIRDQAGLTDGQLGTALLFIAAGALPAMPLAGRAVDRWGHRVTAITLTSLGVAGIAVAVTARDLPALCVGLAVLGASSGAADVTINAAAGSVERANGRPVITRAHGFFSLAVVAASLVTGLLNAAGLPVAMPYVLIMLAAGAASAAIVTGDRTQADPGRHGHARTVTAYSRPGLRAHLPLLLVAGGLGALGFAVENAHQSWSAVYLADTVHAGPALVGAGPAVFALAVSLTRFAISAVKTRRAWIVLTAGAAISAAGTSLVALTASLPLALLGLALAAVGTAVLFPTVLGLATANVPDAARGAATSVVSTLAYLGYLAGPVYVGHWAQASGLPGAMLAVAALAAALALLAWPALRAVAPSPAWRATAEAGATGRPHA, from the coding sequence GTGCCGTACGCCGGATTCGCTGTCTTCGGCGCGTTCTGGGGCGTGTGGGGCGCGTCCGTGCCCGTCATTCGCGACCAGGCCGGGCTGACCGATGGCCAGCTCGGCACGGCGCTGCTGTTCATCGCCGCCGGCGCCCTGCCCGCGATGCCTCTCGCGGGCCGGGCCGTGGACCGGTGGGGGCATCGCGTCACGGCGATCACTCTCACGTCGCTCGGCGTCGCCGGCATCGCCGTGGCCGTCACCGCTCGCGACCTGCCTGCGCTGTGCGTGGGGCTGGCGGTTCTCGGTGCGTCGTCCGGCGCTGCGGACGTGACGATCAATGCGGCGGCCGGCTCCGTCGAACGGGCCAACGGCCGTCCGGTCATCACCAGGGCGCACGGCTTCTTCTCCTTGGCCGTGGTCGCGGCGAGCCTCGTCACCGGCCTGCTGAACGCCGCCGGCCTGCCCGTGGCCATGCCGTACGTGCTGATCATGCTCGCCGCCGGCGCTGCGAGCGCCGCCATCGTCACCGGCGATCGCACGCAGGCTGATCCCGGCCGTCACGGTCACGCCCGCACTGTGACCGCGTACAGCCGGCCGGGTCTGCGCGCTCATCTGCCACTCCTGCTTGTCGCGGGCGGACTCGGCGCGCTCGGATTCGCAGTGGAGAACGCTCACCAGAGCTGGAGCGCCGTCTACCTCGCCGATACCGTGCACGCCGGACCCGCGCTGGTCGGCGCTGGGCCCGCGGTCTTCGCACTTGCCGTCTCGCTCACCCGCTTCGCGATCAGCGCGGTGAAGACCCGTCGCGCCTGGATCGTCCTCACGGCCGGGGCGGCGATCTCCGCGGCGGGGACGTCCCTGGTCGCCCTCACCGCGTCTCTCCCCCTGGCTCTGCTCGGGCTGGCCCTGGCCGCCGTCGGCACCGCCGTGCTCTTCCCCACCGTGCTCGGCCTGGCCACCGCCAACGTCCCCGACGCCGCCCGCGGTGCGGCCACCTCGGTCGTGTCCACCTTGGCCTATCTCGGTTACCTCGCCGGGCCGGTGTACGTGGGGCACTGGGCGCAGGCGTCCGGGCTGCCGGGCGCCATGCTGGCCGTGGCGGCACTCGCGGCGGCGTTGGCGCTGCTGGCGTGGCCCGCACTCAGGGCCGTCGCCCCCTCTCCCGCATGGCGCGCCACCGCCGAAGCGGGAGCGACGGGCAGGCCGCACGCGTGA
- a CDS encoding helix-turn-helix transcriptional regulator, translated as MTPDRFFSLLLALQTRETITTGDLADQVGVSVRTVLRDLRWLQEAGFPILVERGRWGGVTLLPGGALDTSRLTPTERDHLALHGLDDEQRRQLGAAADSRRAHKKVAVRRSAPSLLPLSAVVTTDNRPWFGPDAQGADPSAIIGDVRRGVRLRILYRRSAEAGPTWQVVDPYGLLAKAGRWYLVADRAGVPRLYSLERLVDWRPMRVPRRLRPETTLAGAAAELTARWETTDALQVHAVLQARQLDRARRILGSRLTVHPPEGGDEVAITVTYRELEAVRQLLQFAESITVTDPPEARARIQELARSVLHHYS; from the coding sequence ATGACACCGGATCGGTTCTTCTCTCTGCTGCTGGCGCTCCAGACCCGGGAGACAATCACCACCGGTGACCTCGCGGATCAGGTCGGGGTCTCGGTGCGCACCGTGCTGAGGGACCTGCGGTGGCTGCAGGAGGCGGGCTTCCCGATCCTCGTCGAGCGAGGCCGCTGGGGCGGAGTGACGCTGCTGCCCGGCGGCGCGCTCGACACCTCGCGGCTCACCCCGACCGAACGAGACCACCTCGCGCTCCACGGGCTCGACGACGAGCAGCGCCGCCAGCTGGGCGCCGCCGCCGACAGCCGCCGAGCCCACAAGAAAGTCGCGGTACGCCGGTCGGCGCCGTCTCTCCTGCCGCTCAGTGCCGTCGTCACCACCGACAACAGGCCCTGGTTCGGACCGGACGCCCAGGGCGCCGACCCGAGTGCCATCATCGGCGACGTGCGCCGGGGCGTGCGACTGCGCATCCTCTACAGGCGCTCGGCGGAGGCCGGGCCGACCTGGCAGGTCGTCGACCCCTACGGGCTCCTGGCCAAAGCGGGTCGCTGGTATCTCGTCGCCGACCGCGCGGGCGTTCCCCGCCTGTACTCCCTCGAACGGCTCGTCGACTGGCGGCCCATGCGCGTCCCGCGGCGGCTGCGTCCTGAGACGACCCTCGCCGGCGCGGCAGCGGAGCTCACCGCCCGCTGGGAGACGACCGACGCCCTCCAGGTTCACGCGGTGCTCCAGGCCCGCCAGCTCGATCGCGCCAGACGCATCCTCGGCTCCCGCCTGACCGTGCACCCTCCAGAGGGTGGAGACGAGGTCGCCATCACGGTGACGTACCGGGAACTCGAGGCCGTGCGCCAGCTCCTGCAGTTCGCGGAGAGCATCACCGTGACCGACCCTCCCGAAGCCCGCGCCCGGATCCAGGAGCTCGCGAGAAGCGTCCTCCACCACTATTCCTAG
- a CDS encoding VOC family protein, producing the protein MAVPNMFIFYVSDAPASARFYAELFEMTPSFESPGFISFDLAGGVQFAVWGGGPDRAVPSRTSELCLALDGGREQIDRQFKEWAHKDVTIVEEPHDEIFGRTFVVADPDGNLIRVAPVD; encoded by the coding sequence ATGGCAGTCCCGAACATGTTCATCTTCTACGTCTCCGACGCGCCCGCGTCCGCGCGCTTCTATGCGGAGTTGTTCGAGATGACGCCGAGCTTCGAGAGCCCCGGCTTCATCTCGTTCGACCTCGCCGGCGGAGTCCAGTTCGCCGTATGGGGCGGGGGGCCGGACCGCGCGGTTCCGTCGCGCACCAGCGAGCTGTGCCTGGCACTGGACGGCGGTCGCGAGCAGATCGACCGCCAGTTCAAGGAGTGGGCGCACAAGGACGTCACCATCGTGGAGGAGCCTCACGACGAGATTTTCGGCCGTACCTTCGTCGTCGCCGACCCCGACGGCAACCTGATCCGGGTGGCACCCGTCGACTGA
- a CDS encoding RICIN domain-containing protein, which produces MKLRSFLAATAVGIALPAMTLIPAAAAATPTPAPDAKTPDAIGTAATAGPFWWASGAVSESNRMVIDVEGPSTANYAKVHLWDFYGGASQYWYLDSAPGQSSNTRLLRNKYSDKCMVVQGTGITNGTPINQMNCEYGNTRQMWRQEFRFSGDDKSYYRFVNVATGKCLDNTAGGTTLGNKIQIWSCSSGTNYNQLWY; this is translated from the coding sequence GTGAAGCTTCGTAGTTTCCTCGCCGCTACCGCCGTTGGCATCGCCCTGCCGGCCATGACCCTGATCCCTGCTGCTGCGGCCGCCACCCCCACCCCTGCCCCCGACGCCAAGACTCCCGACGCGATCGGCACCGCTGCCACCGCCGGCCCCTTCTGGTGGGCTTCCGGTGCCGTCAGCGAGTCGAACCGGATGGTGATAGACGTGGAGGGCCCCTCCACCGCGAACTACGCGAAGGTCCACCTTTGGGACTTCTACGGAGGGGCGAGCCAGTACTGGTATCTCGACAGCGCCCCGGGCCAGTCGAGCAACACGAGGCTGCTGCGCAACAAGTACAGCGACAAGTGCATGGTGGTGCAGGGCACCGGCATCACCAACGGAACGCCGATCAACCAGATGAACTGCGAATACGGCAACACCCGCCAGATGTGGCGGCAGGAGTTCCGGTTCTCGGGGGACGACAAGAGCTACTACCGCTTCGTGAATGTCGCCACCGGGAAATGCCTCGACAACACGGCCGGCGGGACGACCCTCGGCAACAAGATCCAGATCTGGAGCTGCTCCTCGGGCACCAACTACAACCAGCTCTGGTACTGA
- a CDS encoding isochorismatase family protein: MTTIEHRPNTALLVIDVQNAVVEGAYERDAVVANIGRLVETARREGVPVVWVQHHDEELVRGSVEWQIVPELTPGDGEPLVEKSYGDSYEDTTLESVLAGLGVGRLVVAGAETDACIRSTLHGAFARAYDAILVGDAHTAQDKSAWGAPPVEQVIAHTNLYWRFQAAPGRTAGTVETKEVVFGGVNA; this comes from the coding sequence GTGACCACCATCGAGCACCGCCCGAACACCGCACTCCTCGTCATCGACGTGCAGAACGCGGTGGTCGAGGGCGCCTACGAGCGTGACGCGGTCGTCGCGAACATCGGCCGCCTGGTCGAGACGGCGCGGAGGGAAGGGGTTCCGGTCGTCTGGGTGCAGCACCACGACGAGGAGCTCGTGAGAGGGAGCGTCGAGTGGCAGATCGTTCCGGAGCTGACTCCGGGGGACGGCGAGCCGCTCGTCGAGAAGTCCTACGGCGACTCGTACGAGGACACCACGCTGGAGAGCGTGCTGGCGGGCCTCGGGGTCGGGCGGCTCGTCGTCGCCGGAGCGGAGACCGACGCGTGCATCCGCTCGACGCTGCATGGCGCGTTCGCCAGGGCATATGACGCGATCCTGGTCGGCGACGCCCACACGGCGCAGGACAAGTCGGCGTGGGGCGCGCCGCCGGTCGAGCAGGTCATCGCGCACACCAACCTCTACTGGCGTTTCCAGGCGGCGCCGGGACGGACGGCCGGGACGGTCGAGACCAAGGAAGTCGTCTTCGGTGGCGTGAACGCTTGA
- a CDS encoding GNAT family N-acetyltransferase → MSPDLPTLPPTSPARRAAVHEQVIGGFGTVRVVPLDPAADLDVIYPWVTEERARFWGMLDATRERVLELYEFVDTLDSHHAYLLHRDDRPVALFQSYDPEFDPVGECYDVQPGDYGIHLMIGPVADKPEPGFTGALLTAFLTYVLADPARKRIVAEPDARNDKAIARLVRAGFVLGPEIDLPEKRARLAFLSRETFEQRHQR, encoded by the coding sequence ATGTCCCCTGACCTCCCCACCCTCCCCCCCACCTCCCCCGCGCGCCGCGCGGCCGTGCACGAACAGGTGATCGGCGGCTTCGGCACCGTCCGGGTCGTTCCGCTGGACCCGGCGGCCGACCTCGACGTGATCTATCCCTGGGTCACCGAGGAACGGGCGAGGTTCTGGGGCATGCTCGACGCCACCCGCGAGCGCGTGCTGGAGCTGTACGAGTTCGTGGACACTCTCGACAGCCATCACGCCTACCTCCTGCACCGCGACGACCGGCCGGTGGCGCTCTTCCAGAGCTACGACCCGGAGTTCGATCCGGTCGGCGAGTGCTACGACGTGCAACCCGGCGACTACGGCATCCACCTGATGATCGGGCCGGTCGCCGACAAGCCGGAGCCCGGCTTCACCGGCGCCCTGCTGACCGCGTTCCTCACGTACGTGCTCGCCGACCCGGCCAGGAAGCGGATCGTGGCCGAACCCGACGCGCGCAACGACAAGGCGATCGCCCGCCTGGTGCGCGCCGGCTTCGTCCTGGGCCCCGAGATCGACCTGCCCGAGAAGCGGGCCCGCCTCGCCTTCCTCAGCAGAGAGACGTTCGAACAGCGACACCAGCGGTAA
- a CDS encoding penicillin acylase family protein: protein MSIEVFRDPWGIPHLRAGDPRELARAQGHNAAMDRAWQIEVERHRSTGTTAAFLGPDATGWDRFARQVRLDDTARRCYRALDDDTATWVRSYVDGVNAGLRDGARRAPEFTATGLAPGRWEPWTPLAVWLSHHILFAGFPAKLWREAVAQRLGPDAVALFAADGPGTSGSNGWLVPGDRTTTGAALLAGDPHRVIEEPGLYQQIHLACPEYDVVGLAVPGVPGLAHFGHTGTVAWAITNAMADYQDLYGERLRRRGETVEAYGPDGWEPATAHLELVEVAGADPVEVEVIETARGPVILTGDSAWAAGDCAQAAGRAADNGAGPEGDGEPAVSLRHPPRVRDELGFEALPRLLRARTVADVDQAFDRWAEPVNVVLAADTAGGLLHRVAGAVPIRHPANGTRVVPAWERAHEWRGWHDPMPRAPVGGLAVMANERGPSEPLGVEFAPPHRAGRIRDLLEAAPAWSAGDMASVHTDTFLASAAPLLNLLAKLDGLTPEAAHLRDRLLGWDRRMDASSTEATAYAAVRSAVARRLAAHPALAALAEPAPCPEIFLPWLALLPRVAYALETLLTTDLTSALDTEPATDLTTERAVDRLPGLDQAELLRAAVEEVAATTGGTPLTTWGESHRLIPWRALPSPPPDEEPGHQAGGHGVGGHGVGGDHDCVLATSSVPGLTDHFARGPAARYVWDLARRDDSLWVVPFGASGVPGDAHARDQLPLWRRGELVPVITDWNRLTEERHVP, encoded by the coding sequence GTGAGCATCGAGGTCTTCCGGGACCCCTGGGGCATCCCCCACCTCCGCGCCGGCGACCCGCGGGAACTCGCCCGCGCCCAGGGACACAACGCCGCCATGGACCGGGCCTGGCAGATCGAGGTCGAACGGCACCGCTCGACCGGAACCACCGCCGCCTTCCTCGGCCCCGACGCCACCGGCTGGGACCGCTTCGCCCGTCAGGTACGCCTCGACGACACCGCCCGCCGCTGCTACCGCGCCCTCGACGACGACACCGCCACCTGGGTGCGGAGCTACGTCGACGGGGTCAACGCCGGGCTCCGCGACGGAGCACGCCGGGCGCCGGAGTTCACCGCCACCGGCCTCGCCCCCGGCCGGTGGGAGCCGTGGACGCCGCTGGCCGTGTGGCTGTCGCACCACATCCTGTTCGCCGGCTTCCCCGCCAAGCTGTGGCGCGAGGCGGTCGCCCAGCGGCTCGGCCCGGACGCGGTCGCGCTCTTCGCGGCCGACGGGCCCGGCACCTCCGGGAGCAACGGCTGGCTCGTGCCCGGCGACCGCACCACCACCGGAGCCGCCCTCCTCGCCGGCGACCCCCACCGGGTCATCGAGGAGCCCGGCCTCTACCAGCAGATCCACCTCGCCTGCCCCGAGTACGACGTCGTCGGGCTGGCCGTCCCCGGCGTCCCCGGCCTCGCCCACTTCGGGCACACCGGCACCGTCGCCTGGGCGATCACCAACGCCATGGCCGACTACCAGGACCTCTACGGCGAACGGCTCCGCCGCCGGGGCGAGACGGTCGAGGCGTACGGCCCCGACGGCTGGGAGCCCGCCACTGCCCACCTGGAGCTCGTCGAGGTGGCCGGGGCCGACCCGGTCGAGGTCGAGGTGATCGAGACGGCCCGCGGTCCCGTCATCCTCACCGGCGACTCCGCCTGGGCGGCCGGCGACTGCGCGCAGGCGGCCGGCCGGGCCGCTGATAACGGCGCCGGGCCGGAGGGGGACGGGGAACCGGCGGTCAGCCTGCGCCACCCGCCCCGTGTGCGGGACGAACTGGGCTTCGAGGCACTGCCCAGGCTGCTGCGGGCCAGGACCGTGGCCGACGTGGACCAGGCGTTCGACCGGTGGGCCGAACCCGTCAACGTCGTCCTCGCCGCCGACACGGCCGGCGGCCTGCTGCACCGCGTGGCGGGCGCCGTGCCGATCCGGCACCCGGCGAACGGCACGCGCGTCGTCCCCGCCTGGGAACGGGCCCACGAGTGGCGGGGCTGGCACGACCCGATGCCCCGCGCGCCGGTCGGCGGCCTCGCGGTGATGGCGAACGAACGCGGCCCGTCAGAACCCCTGGGCGTCGAGTTCGCCCCGCCGCACCGGGCCGGCCGCATCCGCGACCTTCTGGAGGCGGCCCCGGCCTGGTCCGCCGGCGACATGGCGAGCGTCCACACGGACACCTTCCTCGCCTCCGCCGCTCCCCTCCTGAACCTGCTGGCCAAACTCGACGGGCTCACCCCCGAGGCCGCCCACCTGCGCGACCGCCTGCTCGGCTGGGACCGGCGCATGGACGCCTCCAGCACCGAGGCCACGGCCTACGCGGCGGTGCGTTCGGCCGTGGCCCGCCGGCTGGCGGCGCACCCGGCGCTGGCCGCCCTGGCCGAGCCCGCGCCGTGCCCCGAGATCTTCCTGCCGTGGCTCGCGCTGCTTCCAAGGGTGGCGTACGCCCTGGAGACCCTGCTGACCACCGACCTGACCAGTGCACTGGACACTGAGCCGGCCACAGACCTGACCACCGAGCGCGCCGTTGACCGGCTCCCCGGCCTCGACCAGGCCGAACTGCTGCGGGCGGCCGTCGAGGAGGTGGCGGCGACCACCGGAGGAACACCGTTGACGACGTGGGGCGAGTCCCACCGGCTCATCCCGTGGCGGGCACTCCCCAGCCCACCGCCCGACGAGGAGCCCGGACACCAGGCGGGCGGACACGGGGTGGGCGGGCACGGGGTGGGCGGCGACCATGACTGCGTGCTGGCCACTTCCAGCGTCCCGGGCCTCACCGACCACTTCGCGCGCGGCCCGGCGGCGCGCTACGTCTGGGACCTGGCCAGGCGCGACGACAGCCTGTGGGTGGTCCCGTTCGGCGCCTCCGGCGTGCCCGGCGACGCCCACGCCCGCGACCAGCTACCGCTGTGGCGGCGCGGAGAGCTCGTCCCCGTGATCACCGACTGGAACCGACTCACCGAGGAGCGGCATGTCCCCTGA